A region from the uncultured Macellibacteroides sp. genome encodes:
- a CDS encoding flavin reductase, which produces MNSFKEIKTKDLNISAFDLKNKWMLVTASKPDGTVNTMTANWGGFGYLWNKEVVFVFIRPQRFTKEFVDASDSFTLTFFADEYKKSALAYLGKASGRDEDKIGKTGLTIAKNEDGIPYFEEAESVLFVKKLYMQPMAAEHFLEKEIIDQWFPGGDFHELYIAEISKVLTKC; this is translated from the coding sequence ATGAACAGTTTTAAGGAAATAAAAACAAAAGACCTGAACATCAGTGCTTTTGATCTCAAAAACAAATGGATGTTGGTTACCGCTTCGAAACCGGATGGTACAGTAAATACGATGACTGCCAATTGGGGTGGTTTTGGCTATCTGTGGAATAAAGAGGTTGTTTTCGTTTTTATACGTCCACAACGCTTTACCAAGGAGTTTGTTGATGCCTCCGATTCTTTCACTTTGACATTTTTTGCCGACGAATATAAAAAGAGTGCCTTGGCTTATCTAGGTAAAGCATCTGGCAGAGATGAAGATAAAATAGGAAAAACAGGTCTTACTATCGCTAAGAATGAGGATGGAATACCCTATTTTGAAGAAGCAGAATCCGTTTTATTCGTTAAAAAGTTATACATGCAACCAATGGCTGCGGAGCACTTTCTGGAAAAAGAAATTATCGATCAATGGTTCCCCGGGGGAGATTTTCATGAATTGTATATTGCAGAAATAAGCAAGGTGTTGACTAAGTGCTAA
- a CDS encoding porin family protein gives MRKSILCVILGCFFSILCHGQVSFGVNASITSSTLSENFAKSKTGIQIGVLCNYKLNEDLTLLSGLGYVVKGVNGLWSDLNYSQQLKMFDVQLSYLELPLSLGYKIPIGNNIRLIPNVGIFVSYGLHGHSEIKSINFEAEEVFRFADNSWNPFKDEKFNDWAQTTVTAFERWDYGVRSGLNIEAGNIICHGAYDFGFNKVWNGYGKMGNALRSRSLIIGIGYKF, from the coding sequence ATGAGAAAAAGTATATTATGTGTAATTTTAGGATGTTTCTTTAGTATTTTATGCCACGGCCAAGTTTCGTTTGGAGTTAATGCATCTATAACTTCATCAACCCTTTCTGAAAATTTTGCTAAAAGTAAAACAGGTATACAGATTGGTGTGCTATGCAATTACAAGTTAAATGAAGACTTAACTCTTTTAAGCGGACTGGGATACGTGGTTAAAGGTGTAAACGGATTGTGGAGCGATTTGAACTATTCTCAGCAGTTGAAAATGTTCGATGTCCAACTATCATATCTGGAACTTCCACTATCTTTAGGATATAAAATTCCTATTGGGAACAATATCAGACTAATTCCTAATGTAGGTATTTTTGTTTCGTATGGTTTACATGGTCATAGTGAGATTAAATCCATAAATTTTGAAGCAGAAGAAGTATTTCGGTTTGCAGATAACAGCTGGAATCCATTTAAAGACGAAAAGTTTAATGATTGGGCGCAAACGACTGTAACAGCCTTCGAACGTTGGGATTATGGAGTACGATCCGGATTAAATATCGAGGCCGGTAATATTATTTGCCACGGAGCATATGATTTTGGATTCAATAAGGTGTGGAATGGTTATGGAAAAATGGGCAATGCCTTAAGGAGCCGAAGTCTTATAATTGGCATTGGATACAAGTTCTAA
- a CDS encoding AraC family transcriptional regulator: protein MEKKKLTTQEDYRKRVDQVTEYIREHLDCEIDIRTLAKLSAFSPFHFHRVMRGYLGEPIGAFIVRTRVQAAANLLRYTELSVSEIAYRVGYDTPSSLTKSFCKLFGISPKEYRLTKNYQIMTTQSPKTEVKLSRTKIVELEPKTVLYISASGSYKNVEYGTLYERMWAEVKRQGLFSAGIEHLAFYYDNPEIATEENLKCDVCLRVCKQAEPNGDIGVKAICGGRFAMFTYIGEYNKVGAAYDKIYGELLAIGGFQARGNYCFEKYVSDPRRTAPEKLKTEIYIPIE from the coding sequence ATGGAAAAGAAAAAGTTAACAACACAGGAAGATTACAGGAAGCGTGTCGATCAGGTAACAGAATATATCCGTGAACACCTTGATTGTGAAATTGATATTCGGACACTTGCCAAGCTATCGGCATTTTCTCCGTTTCACTTTCATCGCGTTATGCGTGGTTATTTGGGCGAACCTATTGGGGCGTTTATCGTGCGCACAAGGGTGCAGGCGGCTGCTAATCTATTACGTTACACCGAATTATCGGTGTCTGAAATTGCTTATCGGGTGGGTTATGACACTCCGTCATCGCTAACTAAATCTTTCTGCAAACTTTTTGGCATCTCTCCAAAAGAGTATCGTCTAACTAAAAATTATCAGATTATGACAACACAATCACCAAAAACAGAGGTTAAACTCAGCCGTACCAAAATTGTGGAGCTGGAACCGAAAACAGTTCTTTACATCAGTGCATCGGGAAGTTACAAGAATGTCGAGTACGGCACACTATATGAACGTATGTGGGCAGAGGTAAAACGGCAGGGCCTATTTTCGGCAGGGATCGAACACTTGGCTTTTTATTACGACAATCCAGAAATCGCTACCGAAGAGAATTTAAAATGCGATGTCTGCTTGCGAGTATGTAAGCAGGCAGAACCTAACGGAGATATTGGAGTCAAAGCCATTTGCGGCGGACGTTTTGCAATGTTCACCTACATTGGTGAATACAACAAAGTGGGTGCGGCTTACGATAAAATTTACGGTGAGTTACTCGCAATAGGCGGTTTTCAGGCACGAGGTAACTACTGTTTCGAAAAATATGTGAGCGACCCTCGTCGTACCGCTCCAGAGAAGCTAAAAACAGAGATTTATATTCCGATTGAATAG